A single region of the Deltaproteobacteria bacterium genome encodes:
- a CDS encoding DUF1178 family protein, which produces MIIYDLRCRKDHTFEGWFKDRAAFEAQKKKRLIVCPVCGSLDIEMVPSTIAVMGRDSRDSDKEGTAPVTPARALELFNEFVTKNFEDVGNRFAEVALNIHRGKENERNIKGVTTREEDELLRDEGVKFFKIPIPKFDS; this is translated from the coding sequence GTGATCATATACGATCTCAGATGCAGGAAAGATCATACCTTTGAAGGATGGTTCAAGGACAGGGCAGCCTTTGAGGCACAGAAGAAAAAAAGGCTGATCGTCTGCCCTGTCTGCGGAAGTCTGGATATCGAGATGGTTCCCTCGACCATCGCCGTCATGGGGAGGGATTCACGGGACAGTGACAAGGAAGGGACAGCCCCGGTGACGCCCGCCAGAGCCCTTGAGCTGTTTAATGAATTCGTCACGAAAAATTTTGAGGATGTGGGGAACCGTTTTGCCGAAGTAGCCCTCAATATTCACCGGGGTAAGGAAAACGAAAGGAATATCAAGGGTGTTACGACTCGCGAGGAAGATGAACTGCTGCGGGATGAGGGCGTAAAGTTTTTCAAGATTCCAATTCCGAAATTCGATAGTTGA
- a CDS encoding cysteine--tRNA ligase, which yields MRYDSILDMIGNTPLVEIRKLNPNEHVKIYAKLESCNPGGSIKDRAALNMIEQAEKKGLLTPGKIILEATSGNTGIGLALVAAAKGYQVTLVMSEGASEERKKITAALGAELIFTPAHLGTDGAIEVVYEMLRENPEKYFVPDQYNNEDNLMAHYYGTAPEIWEQTRGAVTMVVATLGTSGTAMGLSQRLKEFKSDIRIIGVEPYLRHKIQGLKNMKESYRPGIFDRGRLDEKVNILDEHAFETARELARVEGLLVGMSSGAALYVALQKARELQDGVIVVIFPDSGERYLSTELFAGKEETTVRLYNTLVRKKEFFKPRDSENVLIHSCGPTVHEIPHVGTYRRFVVTDLLVRYLTYRGYRVRQVTNVIDMADRSISGAERSGMELKDFTGRNMAVFFSDVGKLSISNDTLYPRASEHVNDMVALAEKLVEKGYAYEKLRSLYFDISRLEDYGMLSNIDLKQVRHASTTDQDDYEKESPVDFTLLKRSTLAELKKGIYFKTRWGNVRPSWHLECAAISMKYLNESFDVFLSGTDIIFPHCENVLAIGKAATGKNIARYWLNSELVMVDGKKMSRSLKNAYTIEDLEKMGYTGRELRYFLLSSHYRKPLNFSFGALDTARNTIRRLDHFIQRLSHYSPGSGHADVDQHIYDVRQGFREAMDDDLNVSGALAAISEFVRVVNIPLTERRLGGEQADEILRTLGRMDAVLGIMDFGVRKIGSDIVKLIEEREDARKDRRWDEADRIRRELARKGVMVHDTPDGPFWTLQ from the coding sequence ATGCGGTACGACTCCATTCTCGACATGATAGGGAACACCCCCCTCGTTGAAATCAGGAAGCTGAATCCCAACGAACATGTGAAGATCTACGCCAAGCTGGAATCATGCAATCCCGGCGGGTCCATAAAGGACCGGGCCGCACTGAACATGATCGAGCAGGCGGAGAAGAAAGGACTGCTCACACCGGGGAAGATAATCCTCGAGGCCACCAGCGGCAACACGGGGATCGGCCTTGCCCTTGTCGCCGCCGCGAAGGGGTACCAGGTCACTCTGGTCATGTCCGAAGGGGCGAGCGAAGAGCGGAAAAAGATCACGGCGGCGCTGGGTGCCGAGCTCATTTTTACGCCGGCGCACCTTGGTACCGACGGGGCCATCGAGGTGGTGTACGAGATGCTCCGCGAAAACCCGGAAAAATATTTCGTGCCTGACCAGTACAACAACGAAGATAATCTCATGGCTCATTATTACGGCACGGCCCCGGAAATATGGGAACAGACCCGGGGCGCCGTCACAATGGTCGTCGCCACCCTGGGAACGTCCGGAACGGCCATGGGGCTTTCCCAACGACTCAAGGAATTCAAAAGTGATATCAGGATCATAGGAGTTGAGCCCTATCTGCGTCACAAGATACAGGGGCTGAAGAACATGAAGGAATCCTATCGCCCCGGTATCTTTGATAGAGGACGTCTTGATGAAAAGGTAAACATCCTCGACGAGCATGCCTTTGAGACGGCACGGGAACTGGCGCGTGTTGAAGGCCTGCTCGTGGGCATGAGTTCCGGTGCCGCCCTGTATGTGGCCCTGCAAAAGGCCCGTGAATTGCAGGACGGCGTTATCGTGGTTATTTTCCCCGACAGCGGGGAACGATACCTCAGTACGGAGCTCTTTGCCGGCAAAGAAGAGACCACAGTGCGCCTGTACAACACCCTGGTGCGGAAGAAGGAATTTTTCAAACCCCGCGATTCGGAGAACGTTCTCATACATTCCTGCGGTCCCACGGTCCATGAAATTCCTCATGTCGGGACCTACCGGAGATTCGTCGTGACCGACCTGCTCGTCCGGTATTTGACGTACCGCGGTTACCGGGTCAGGCAGGTGACCAATGTCATCGACATGGCGGACCGGTCCATCAGCGGTGCCGAGCGCTCAGGCATGGAGCTGAAGGATTTCACGGGTCGCAACATGGCCGTTTTCTTCAGTGATGTCGGGAAGCTGAGCATTTCAAACGATACCCTCTACCCCCGGGCAAGTGAACACGTGAACGACATGGTCGCCCTGGCTGAGAAGCTTGTTGAAAAGGGATATGCCTATGAGAAGTTGCGGTCCCTCTATTTCGACATATCACGGCTCGAGGATTACGGTATGCTGTCGAACATCGATCTGAAACAGGTCCGGCACGCAAGTACGACCGACCAGGATGATTATGAAAAGGAAAGTCCCGTTGACTTTACCCTTCTCAAGCGGTCGACGCTGGCGGAACTGAAGAAAGGGATCTATTTCAAGACCCGATGGGGGAATGTCCGGCCGAGCTGGCATCTTGAGTGCGCCGCCATATCCATGAAATATCTCAATGAATCTTTCGATGTTTTCCTCAGCGGAACCGATATCATATTTCCTCACTGTGAAAATGTCCTTGCCATCGGGAAGGCGGCCACGGGAAAGAATATCGCCCGGTATTGGCTGAACAGCGAGCTGGTCATGGTGGACGGGAAGAAAATGTCACGTTCTCTGAAAAACGCCTATACTATCGAGGACCTGGAAAAAATGGGCTATACCGGCAGAGAGCTCCGCTATTTTCTTCTCAGCTCCCATTACCGCAAGCCGCTGAATTTTTCCTTCGGCGCTCTCGACACGGCCCGGAATACCATCAGGAGACTGGATCACTTCATCCAGCGGCTGAGCCACTATTCGCCGGGAAGCGGGCATGCCGATGTGGACCAGCACATCTACGATGTGCGTCAGGGATTCAGGGAAGCAATGGACGACGACCTCAACGTGTCAGGTGCCCTTGCGGCGATCTCCGAGTTCGTTCGTGTCGTAAATATCCCCCTTACCGAGCGTCGACTCGGCGGAGAGCAGGCTGATGAAATCCTCAGGACCCTGGGGCGGATGGACGCCGTTCTGGGGATAATGGATTTCGGGGTACGGAAGATCGGCAGTGATATCGTGAAACTCATCGAGGAACGGGAGGATGCGCGCAAAGACCGCAGGTGGGATGAGGCGGACAGGATCAGGCGTGAGCTCGCCCGAAAGGGGGTCATGGTTCACGATACGCCGGACGGACCCTTCTGGACGCTCCAATAG
- a CDS encoding lytic transglycosylase domain-containing protein, which produces MNGYSHYKTAAVAACLVVFMTAFARPASADIFMRVDEQGTICLTNLPGSPDYRLLIKERRPRSNALPGTYDVIIKEAAEAYRVEAPLLKAMVKVESDFDPRAVSAKGARGLMQLMPQNFDMLGVKNPFDPRENIMAGTRYLKGLLDRYEGDIDLALAAYNAGPDAVDRFGRIPPIEETQKYVQRVLEYYHLLK; this is translated from the coding sequence ATGAACGGTTACAGTCACTATAAAACGGCCGCTGTGGCGGCCTGCCTGGTTGTATTCATGACTGCATTCGCGCGGCCGGCCAGCGCGGACATCTTCATGCGTGTCGACGAGCAGGGGACCATCTGCCTGACCAATCTTCCCGGGTCTCCCGATTACCGGTTGCTGATAAAGGAACGGCGTCCCCGGAGTAATGCGTTGCCCGGCACCTATGACGTCATTATTAAGGAAGCTGCAGAGGCTTACCGTGTCGAAGCCCCTCTCCTGAAGGCGATGGTAAAGGTTGAATCCGATTTTGATCCCCGGGCCGTTTCCGCCAAGGGTGCCCGGGGACTCATGCAGCTCATGCCGCAAAATTTTGATATGCTGGGTGTGAAAAACCCCTTTGATCCCCGCGAGAACATCATGGCCGGGACCCGGTATCTGAAAGGCCTGCTCGATCGTTACGAAGGTGATATCGATCTGGCCCTGGCCGCTTATAATGCGGGTCCTGACGCGGTCGACCGGTTCGGAAGGATTCCCCCCATAGAGGAAACGCAGAAATATGTTCAGCGGGTACTGGAATACTACCACCTTTTAAAATAG
- a CDS encoding endonuclease III, whose protein sequence is MHDTDISTVISLLREHLRSKTLPIVTDLAERKRTPYEILISTILSLRTKDEVTAEAAHRLFSLARSPRKMLELSEEQIIEAIYPVGFYRNKAKTILHISHELMEKYDSRVPDSLEELLTLKGVGRKTANLVVTLGYGGAGICVDTHVHRISNRLGYVRTKTPEETEHVLRSKLPKEYWIDYNTLMVAFGRNTCLPLSPLCSRCPLEAFCERVGVGRSR, encoded by the coding sequence ATGCACGACACAGACATTTCCACTGTCATATCCCTCCTGAGAGAACACCTGCGGTCAAAAACGCTTCCCATCGTCACCGACCTCGCCGAACGGAAGCGAACGCCTTATGAAATCCTGATCTCCACCATTCTCAGCCTTCGTACCAAGGACGAGGTAACGGCGGAAGCAGCGCACCGCCTTTTCTCGTTGGCCCGGTCCCCCCGAAAAATGCTGGAACTTTCGGAAGAGCAGATCATCGAGGCCATCTATCCCGTGGGTTTTTACCGTAACAAGGCAAAAACCATTCTTCACATCAGCCATGAGCTCATGGAGAAGTACGACTCCCGGGTACCGGACAGTCTTGAAGAACTCCTCACGCTGAAAGGTGTTGGAAGAAAGACGGCGAACCTCGTCGTCACACTCGGTTATGGAGGGGCGGGTATCTGCGTGGACACCCATGTCCACCGGATATCGAACCGCCTGGGATACGTGAGGACAAAGACCCCCGAGGAGACCGAACATGTCCTCAGGTCAAAGCTTCCGAAGGAATACTGGATCGATTACAACACACTGATGGTCGCTTTCGGGAGGAACACCTGTCTTCCCCTCTCACCTCTGTGCAGCCGGTGTCCGTTGGAGGCATTCTGTGAACGGGTCGGCGTCGGCAGGAGCCGCTGA
- a CDS encoding formate dehydrogenase accessory protein FdhE: MKHILKETLKTIERYKNSSPHYVELLDILEEILILREEYRRKITGDIFNVKDELVDAKLKGGLPLVDFAGEKFDLSGPKDYFFALLDIAKKRTPEEAREIIDGIEKGSLDFSELVRTSFLCEVEEEDENDGESTLFDLLGFLIEESLRPYLEHLSEKYGKAVKKAQWSEGYCPICGREPKIGELKHEEGWRYLFCSQCGIEWHFQRVKCPFCGNEDQQTLAYFTIEGEENYRVDVCNVCNRYLKIVDFRDTQEEPNLDVEDIATLHLDILADEEGYE, translated from the coding sequence ATGAAACACATATTGAAGGAAACATTGAAAACTATCGAGCGATATAAGAACTCAAGCCCGCACTACGTGGAATTGCTGGATATACTTGAGGAGATCCTTATCCTCCGCGAGGAATACCGCCGGAAGATCACCGGCGACATTTTCAACGTCAAGGACGAACTGGTTGATGCAAAACTGAAGGGGGGGCTTCCCCTTGTCGATTTTGCCGGGGAAAAGTTCGACCTGAGTGGCCCGAAGGACTACTTTTTCGCCCTTCTCGACATTGCCAAGAAGCGCACCCCGGAAGAAGCCAGGGAGATAATAGACGGGATCGAGAAGGGATCGCTCGATTTCTCGGAACTTGTCCGCACGTCCTTCCTCTGCGAGGTCGAAGAGGAAGACGAGAATGATGGAGAATCCACCCTTTTCGATCTCCTCGGGTTTCTCATCGAGGAGAGCCTGCGGCCCTACCTGGAGCACCTCTCCGAAAAATACGGCAAGGCCGTGAAAAAGGCGCAGTGGTCGGAAGGATACTGCCCGATCTGCGGCCGGGAGCCGAAGATAGGGGAACTCAAACACGAAGAGGGGTGGCGCTATCTTTTCTGCAGCCAGTGCGGGATCGAATGGCATTTCCAGCGGGTGAAGTGTCCCTTCTGCGGGAACGAAGACCAGCAGACCCTGGCCTATTTCACCATCGAAGGTGAGGAGAATTACCGCGTCGATGTCTGCAACGTCTGCAACCGCTACCTGAAAATCGTTGACTTCAGGGACACCCAGGAAGAACCGAACCTCGACGTGGAGGACATCGCCACCCTGCACCTGGATATCCTCGCCGACGAAGAAGGGTATGAGTGA
- a CDS encoding formate dehydrogenase subunit gamma, with protein MIPKKGMIKVSDGFERIIHWWLAITCLILIITGLGMMFHSFNFLAIPLGGLKNLKLVHNFTGLFFIPALFFAILKWWREAGIFEFPEDLEWIMCAGGYLWHVENPPETGKYNPGQKAFFLAVAVFGILMVISGLIMWFPLSLPRILVSWMYPLHALGMLVIFPFFFIHLYLGTIGVPGSAPAIFTGYVTRTWCEKQCPKWLREMEESGKLEVFGEEREGAAHH; from the coding sequence ATGATACCCAAAAAAGGAATGATAAAAGTAAGCGACGGCTTTGAGCGGATCATACACTGGTGGCTGGCCATCACCTGCCTGATCCTCATCATAACGGGTCTGGGCATGATGTTCCATTCCTTCAACTTTCTGGCGATTCCCCTGGGAGGATTGAAGAACCTGAAACTGGTCCATAACTTCACGGGACTCTTCTTCATTCCAGCCCTGTTCTTCGCCATCCTCAAATGGTGGCGCGAAGCGGGCATCTTTGAATTCCCCGAGGACCTGGAGTGGATCATGTGCGCCGGCGGATACCTCTGGCACGTGGAAAATCCACCGGAAACGGGAAAATACAACCCAGGGCAGAAGGCGTTCTTCCTGGCCGTGGCGGTTTTTGGCATCCTCATGGTCATATCGGGATTGATCATGTGGTTTCCCCTGAGCCTGCCCCGCATCCTGGTGAGCTGGATGTATCCCCTCCATGCCCTGGGCATGCTGGTCATCTTTCCCTTCTTTTTCATTCACCTGTACCTCGGCACCATCGGTGTTCCCGGCTCCGCGCCGGCGATATTCACCGGTTATGTCACCCGTACATGGTGTGAAAAGCAGTGCCCCAAGTGGCTCAGAGAAATGGAAGAGTCAGGAAAACTGGAAGTCTTCGGAGAAGAAAGGGAAGGAGCGGCTCATCATTGA
- a CDS encoding 4Fe-4S dicluster domain-containing protein, with protein MSEKVKLYDLSKCTGCRGCQLACKQWNQLPAKQTYNRGTYQNPPDLQPNTWMLIRFQEVSNGNGDVKWLFRKEACMHCTDAACVKVCPSGALHYTKYGTVALDEKKCIGCKECIFACPFNIPRYDPATDKVAKCDMCFSRIDNGLEPACVKACPTGALQFGDKDEMIKLAYQRVKELGGDASVYGDKYVKGTHMIYVLPEKAGLYEGLPEKPRVPLSVLAWKDLLKPLSLLATGGVLLGAFLHYILHGPKDTSGDQAGQGGGE; from the coding sequence ATGTCCGAAAAAGTCAAACTCTACGATCTTTCAAAATGTACCGGATGCAGAGGATGCCAGCTTGCCTGCAAGCAATGGAATCAGCTGCCCGCAAAGCAGACCTATAACAGAGGGACATATCAGAACCCCCCGGACCTCCAGCCAAACACGTGGATGCTGATCCGCTTTCAGGAAGTATCCAACGGCAACGGCGATGTGAAATGGCTCTTCCGGAAGGAAGCCTGCATGCATTGCACCGACGCGGCCTGCGTAAAGGTCTGTCCGAGCGGGGCCCTTCACTATACGAAGTACGGCACCGTCGCTCTCGACGAGAAGAAATGCATCGGCTGCAAGGAATGCATCTTCGCCTGTCCCTTCAACATTCCCCGCTACGACCCGGCGACGGATAAGGTGGCAAAGTGCGACATGTGCTTCTCGCGTATCGACAACGGCTTGGAACCCGCCTGTGTGAAGGCCTGCCCGACCGGCGCCCTGCAGTTCGGCGACAAGGATGAAATGATCAAACTCGCCTACCAGAGAGTAAAGGAACTGGGCGGTGATGCGTCGGTGTACGGCGATAAGTACGTGAAGGGAACTCACATGATCTATGTCCTGCCGGAAAAGGCCGGTCTGTACGAGGGTCTGCCGGAAAAACCGAGAGTACCCCTTTCAGTTCTTGCCTGGAAAGATCTGCTGAAACCGCTCAGTCTGCTGGCTACGGGCGGCGTCCTTCTCGGCGCCTTCCTGCATTACATCCTGCACGGGCCGAAAGACACGAGCGGGGACCAGGCAGGCCAGGGAGGAGGTGAATAA
- the fdnG gene encoding formate dehydrogenase-N subunit alpha — MDVSRRGFLKISGTALMAGGIGINLKPVSAFAQPLKIKYAKETTTICPYCSVGCGIIVSSRDGKVINTEGDPDHPINRGSLCSKGGSIYQLSQNKNRLDKVLYRAPYATEWKEVTWEWALEKIARNIKKSRDESFVFKNDKGQVVNRTEGLASVGSAAMDNEECFVYQKFLRGLGLVYIEHQARIUHSATVAALAESFGRGAMTNHWIDIQYSDCILAMGSNPASNHPISFKYVTKAMEKGSKLISVDPRFTQTSAKADLYAPLRSGTDIAFLGGMIKYILDNGLYNERYVKYYTNASFLVNPDFRMPGDNNGVFSGLEGAAYNKSTWSFVTDPEGVVVKDTSLTAPNCVFQLLKKHYSRYDVDMVSNITGTPKDKLLEVYKEYAKTGERGKAGTIMYAMGWTQHTVGVQNIRTMSIIQLLLGNMGVTGGGVNALRGESNVQGSTDQCLLFHILPGYLKTPTGSQTTLEEYLKAVTPVTKEPKSLNWWKNTPVYMASLLRAHYGTNAALEEAYGYLPKLDDGKTYTWLNIFDEMGVGKFTGFFSWGQNPACSGASSNKTRQAMTKLDWMVNVNIFDTETGNFWRGPGMDPAKIKTEVFSLPCAASIEKEGSITNSGRWMQWRYKAVEPPGDALPDGEIITELYFKVKELYEKEGGPLAEAFTKMTWPYGPMGADGRIRHLDTNYIAREINGYFLEDREVKGQQFKKGDLVPNFTFLQADGSTSSGNWLYCQSYNADGNNAARRGGKDRSGVGLYSEWSWCWPLNRRIIYNGASVDPETGEPWDKEHPVIMWNGSTWVGDVPDGVGAPGSGRPPFIMKPHGVGSIFGPGLKDGPFPEHYEPLECPIEKNLLSPQFINPTIFRFDLKGDEAASRASCDPRFPFVCSTYRVSEHWQTGVMTRWTPWLAEMQPGMFVEMGTELAKLKSVKNGDLIVVRSVRGEVECTAIVTERFKPFNIGGQVIHQVGIPWHYGWVTTAMRKYVHGDKKPEIFTTGDAANLLTPFIGDPNTMIPESKSFMVNIERKGV; from the coding sequence ATGGATGTCAGCAGACGAGGGTTCCTAAAGATCTCTGGTACTGCTTTGATGGCCGGCGGCATCGGCATCAACTTGAAGCCCGTTTCCGCTTTTGCGCAGCCGTTGAAGATAAAGTACGCGAAAGAGACTACCACGATCTGCCCCTATTGTTCCGTCGGATGCGGTATTATCGTATCCAGCCGGGACGGCAAAGTAATCAATACCGAAGGGGATCCGGATCATCCTATCAACAGAGGATCGCTTTGCAGCAAAGGCGGTTCTATCTACCAGCTTTCCCAGAACAAAAACAGGCTTGACAAGGTTCTCTACCGGGCACCCTATGCCACGGAATGGAAGGAAGTCACCTGGGAATGGGCTCTGGAGAAAATTGCGCGTAACATCAAGAAAAGTCGGGATGAGAGCTTCGTTTTCAAAAACGACAAAGGCCAGGTGGTGAACCGCACCGAAGGGCTGGCATCGGTGGGCAGCGCCGCCATGGACAACGAAGAATGTTTCGTGTACCAAAAATTTCTGAGGGGGTTGGGTCTGGTTTATATTGAACATCAGGCCCGTATCTGACACTCCGCGACTGTTGCGGCTCTGGCAGAGTCGTTCGGACGCGGCGCGATGACCAATCACTGGATTGACATTCAATACAGTGATTGTATCCTGGCAATGGGGAGCAACCCCGCCTCGAACCACCCCATCTCCTTCAAGTACGTCACTAAAGCAATGGAAAAGGGGTCAAAACTGATCAGTGTCGACCCGAGATTCACGCAGACATCGGCAAAGGCCGATCTTTACGCGCCTCTCAGGTCCGGCACGGACATCGCTTTTCTGGGAGGTATGATCAAGTACATCCTGGATAACGGCCTCTATAACGAAAGATACGTCAAATATTACACAAACGCATCGTTCCTGGTAAATCCCGATTTCAGGATGCCCGGCGATAACAACGGTGTCTTCTCGGGCCTCGAGGGAGCGGCGTATAACAAGTCCACCTGGTCCTTCGTGACGGACCCGGAGGGCGTCGTCGTAAAGGACACGTCCCTCACGGCCCCGAACTGTGTATTTCAGCTCCTGAAAAAACACTATTCGCGGTACGACGTGGACATGGTATCGAACATCACGGGAACGCCCAAGGACAAGCTGCTTGAAGTTTACAAGGAATACGCCAAGACCGGCGAGAGGGGCAAAGCGGGCACCATCATGTATGCCATGGGCTGGACCCAGCATACGGTGGGCGTGCAGAATATCCGGACCATGTCAATTATTCAGCTGCTCCTGGGCAACATGGGGGTCACCGGCGGGGGCGTGAACGCGCTCCGGGGCGAATCAAACGTCCAGGGGTCAACAGACCAGTGCCTGCTTTTCCACATTCTCCCCGGCTATTTGAAAACACCGACGGGATCGCAGACAACGTTGGAAGAATACCTGAAGGCCGTCACCCCGGTCACAAAGGAGCCGAAGAGCCTGAACTGGTGGAAGAACACACCCGTGTACATGGCCAGCCTGCTGCGGGCACATTACGGAACGAACGCAGCACTGGAAGAGGCTTACGGCTACCTTCCCAAGCTGGATGACGGTAAGACCTATACATGGTTGAATATCTTTGATGAAATGGGCGTCGGGAAATTCACGGGCTTCTTCTCCTGGGGGCAGAACCCCGCCTGCAGCGGTGCCAGTTCCAACAAGACAAGGCAGGCCATGACCAAGCTGGACTGGATGGTCAACGTCAACATATTCGACACGGAGACGGGTAATTTCTGGCGGGGTCCCGGCATGGACCCGGCAAAGATCAAGACCGAGGTATTCAGTCTCCCCTGCGCGGCTTCCATTGAGAAAGAGGGAAGCATCACCAACAGCGGACGCTGGATGCAGTGGCGGTACAAAGCGGTCGAACCGCCAGGAGACGCACTTCCCGACGGCGAGATCATCACGGAGCTCTACTTCAAGGTAAAGGAACTCTATGAGAAAGAAGGCGGTCCCCTGGCCGAGGCATTCACCAAGATGACCTGGCCTTACGGTCCCATGGGCGCCGACGGAAGGATACGCCATCTCGATACGAATTACATCGCCAGGGAGATCAACGGCTACTTCCTGGAGGACAGGGAGGTCAAGGGCCAGCAGTTCAAGAAGGGCGACCTGGTTCCTAATTTTACTTTCCTTCAGGCCGACGGCTCGACCTCATCAGGCAACTGGCTCTACTGCCAGTCCTACAATGCGGACGGCAACAACGCGGCACGCCGCGGCGGCAAGGATCGTTCCGGTGTCGGTCTCTATTCCGAGTGGTCCTGGTGCTGGCCTCTGAACAGGAGGATCATCTACAATGGAGCCTCCGTTGATCCTGAAACAGGCGAACCCTGGGACAAGGAACATCCCGTCATCATGTGGAACGGTTCCACCTGGGTCGGCGATGTCCCCGACGGTGTCGGCGCACCCGGTTCCGGCCGGCCGCCCTTCATCATGAAACCCCACGGTGTGGGAAGTATCTTCGGTCCGGGGCTCAAGGACGGTCCTTTCCCTGAGCACTACGAACCGCTTGAGTGTCCCATCGAGAAAAACCTGCTCTCACCGCAGTTCATCAACCCCACTATATTCCGGTTCGACCTCAAGGGCGATGAAGCGGCGTCACGGGCCTCCTGTGATCCCCGTTTTCCCTTTGTCTGTTCGACGTATCGCGTGAGTGAACACTGGCAGACGGGCGTCATGACGCGCTGGACACCATGGCTCGCCGAAATGCAGCCCGGCATGTTCGTTGAAATGGGCACGGAACTGGCGAAATTGAAAAGCGTTAAGAACGGTGACCTGATCGTCGTCAGATCGGTGCGGGGCGAAGTGGAATGCACGGCCATCGTCACGGAGCGGTTCAAACCCTTCAACATTGGCGGACAGGTCATTCATCAGGTCGGCATCCCCTGGCACTATGGCTGGGTAACGACGGCCATGAGAAAATATGTCCATGGCGACAAGAAACCCGAGATATTTACCACGGGCGACGCGGCCAACCTGCTCACGCCTTTCATCGGTGACCCGAACACCATGATACCGGAGAGCAAATCGTTCATGGTGAATATCGAAAGGAAGGGGGTGTAA
- a CDS encoding LysR family transcriptional regulator — protein MCFSGLYRGESAIKIHYKVWLEKDGRVLFGRGREELLRAIDECESLNAAAKKLNMSYRAAWGRLRASEERLGVKLVEHSRGKSMSLTPLARELLARFDRLEREIERLIEKNEGGFFQKTEKSDPPDTSNTI, from the coding sequence ATGTGTTTTTCAGGTCTTTATCGGGGAGAATCGGCTATCAAAATTCATTATAAAGTATGGCTTGAAAAAGACGGTCGTGTTCTTTTCGGCAGGGGACGCGAGGAACTTCTACGAGCCATTGATGAATGTGAAAGCCTCAACGCAGCGGCGAAGAAACTGAATATGTCCTACCGGGCAGCATGGGGTCGTCTAAGGGCGTCCGAAGAACGTCTTGGAGTGAAATTGGTTGAGCATTCGAGAGGAAAGAGCATGAGCTTAACGCCGCTGGCCCGTGAACTTCTGGCTCGGTTCGACCGCCTTGAGAGAGAAATTGAAAGGCTTATAGAGAAAAACGAGGGCGGATTCTTCCAAAAAACTGAAAAGAGCGATCCTCCCGACACCTCGAATACCATATAA
- the cbiM gene encoding cobalt transporter CbiM, with amino-acid sequence MHISEGVLNAPVLVAGFAATAAGLAVGIKKMDAHNMPKIAVLSASFFIASLIHVPIGPSSVHLVLNGLTGIILGWTAFPAIAVALAMQALMFQFGGITTLGINTVNMALPAVLCFYLFRRIVRTRSTRAVMAAGFFCGFLSIAVSALLVALSLACIDRAFLTPAKIILIAHLPVMVIEGIITAFCLVFLKRVKPELLEM; translated from the coding sequence ATGCATATATCCGAAGGAGTTCTGAACGCGCCCGTTCTGGTGGCGGGGTTTGCAGCGACCGCAGCGGGACTTGCCGTGGGAATCAAGAAAATGGATGCCCACAATATGCCGAAGATCGCCGTTCTTTCGGCGTCATTTTTCATAGCATCCCTGATCCACGTTCCAATCGGTCCCTCAAGCGTGCACCTCGTGCTCAACGGCCTGACCGGTATCATATTGGGATGGACGGCATTCCCCGCCATCGCCGTGGCCCTGGCCATGCAGGCACTGATGTTCCAGTTCGGCGGCATAACGACCCTCGGCATCAATACCGTCAATATGGCGCTTCCCGCTGTTCTCTGTTTCTACCTTTTCAGGAGGATCGTGAGGACCCGAAGCACCCGGGCGGTCATGGCCGCGGGTTTTTTCTGCGGTTTTCTCTCCATCGCCGTGAGCGCCCTGCTCGTCGCGCTCTCCCTTGCCTGCATCGACCGGGCGTTCCTGACCCCCGCGAAGATCATCCTGATCGCCCACCTGCCGGTAATGGTCATTGAGGGGATCATCACCGCCTTCTGCCTAGTCTTTCTGAAGCGGGTGAAACCGGAACTTCTGGAGATGTGA